The genomic window GAGTTTTTGTTTACCCGAAAAGATTCAACTTCCATGATCAACATCACCGCAGAGTATGATGGAAGTTTAATTAACACCTATTGGGCAGATGGACTAATCATTGCCTCATCAACAGGCTCTACGGCCTATAATTTATCATCGGGTGGACCTATTGTACTGCCCGGCACCGGGGTCATGCTGGTAACGCCTATTAATCCACATACATTAACTACTCGTCCGCTTGTAGTTCGATCAGATAAATCACTTAAAATTAGAGTGGATGAACAGGAGAGTGAAGTCAGTTTTTCTTATGACGGTGTGCACTGCCCAACAAATGGACTTCCCTTAGAAGTTGAGATCACAAAAAGCGACTTAGCCTTCCAGCTTATCACACTCCCCGGGCATAATTATTTTGAAACTCTACGCAATAAATTGATGTGGGGAAAGGACAGCAGAAGAAACAAGAAATAAGCTATTCAAATTGTTATCTTATGGGTCTTAGAGACTTTTAAATTGCTAAAAATAACCAAAAACAATCTAGATAATGAAAGTAACAGTTGTAGGAGCCGGAGGTAACGTAGGATCTACTGTAGCACTTAGCGTTGCACAGCGTGATTTTGCTAAAGAAGTTGTAGCCGTTGACCTTGAGCGCAAAGACGGAGATAAAACCTTTTACCCATCTAAAGGCCGTGCAT from Balneola vulgaris DSM 17893 includes these protein-coding regions:
- a CDS encoding NAD(+)/NADH kinase, which translates into the protein MKFAIVANPRKFEVKGILENAIKWASSNNVQFLVSEEVCSLTNINFPDVVIKTKDDKLSIEQSNVVIVIGGDGTILYTARISKHTQKPILGINSGRLGFMTDTKAEDLESALDSVKSGNYTLDERHFLKAIDQDGNEYHALNEFLFTRKDSTSMINITAEYDGSLINTYWADGLIIASSTGSTAYNLSSGGPIVLPGTGVMLVTPINPHTLTTRPLVVRSDKSLKIRVDEQESEVSFSYDGVHCPTNGLPLEVEITKSDLAFQLITLPGHNYFETLRNKLMWGKDSRRNKK